TATTCAGACGATTTTCGGGGCTATTCTTTTAGCCCTGATCATCCTTTTAACCAACTACGCGTCACACTTACGTATGATTTATTACAAAAGAGTGGTTTTATCTCCCCTTCTCAAGTCATCTCGCCAAGAATGGCTACGGATGAGGAAATTGCATTCATTCATACAGAGGAGTACATAAATGCGGTAAAACTTGCTGGAGAAGGAAAGTTAGAAAAATCAATTGCGATGACATATGGGCTCGGAACAGAAGATACACCGATGTTTCCAAATATGCATGAAGCAAGTGCATTACTCGTTGGCGGTACGTTAACAGCTGTCGATGCTGTTCTTTCCGGGAAAGTAAAGCACGCCCTCAATTTAGGCGGCGGCTTACATCATGGCTTTCGTGGTAAAGCATCTGGCTTTTGCATTTATAATGATAGCTCTATCGCAATGAAATACATTCAGAAGAAATACGGTTTACGCGTTTTATATATTGATACAGATGCTCATCACGGTGACGGGGTACAATGGTCTTTTTATGACGATCCTAACGTGTGCACCATTTCATTACATGAAACTGGGCGTTATTTATTCCCTGGAACTGGCGCAGTAAATGAACGTGGACAAGGAAATGGATATAGTTATTCTTTTAACGTTCCACTCGATGCTTTTACAGAAGACGAATCATTTTTAGATTCATATCGAACTGTTGTAAAAGAAGTTGCAGAGTACTTTAAACCGGATATTATTTTAACGCAAAATGGTGCTGACGCTCATTATTACGATCCACTCACACACCTTTGCGCAACGATGAACATTTATCGTGAAATACCGAAACTCGCTCGTGAAATCGCTAATGAATATTGCAATGGTCGCTGGATTGCCGTCGGCGGCGGTGGCTACGACCACTGGCGCGTCGTCCCAAGAGCCTGGGCACTCATTTGGCTCGAAATGAACAACATCCAAAACATCTCAGGTTATCTCCCTCCAGAATGGATTGACGCTTGGAAAGGACAAGCAGAAACAGAACTTCCCCTCACATGGGAAGATCCAGACAACATGTATCAACCTATCCCTAGAAAACCAGAAATCGAAGAAAAAAATACATTAACTGTAGCGAAATCTCTCGAAATTATTCGGAATAATATGACAAAATCTTTGTATTAAGCAGAAAGGAGGCTCGCTTTTTGAACAGCCTCCTTTTATTTATTGTCGGTTTCTGTCGGTAAGTCGATATATTTTAATAATCGCTGATATATTTTGAGTTGCGGTCGATATAATCGAATAATCGCTGATATATTTCGAGTTGCGGTCGATATAATCGAATAATCGCTGATATATTTTCAGTTACTAATGGACTGGTCCAACTTTTATAAGACAAGGGAGTGATATTATGTGGAAACAACAAATAATTAACACGAAACGTGGCACATTTGAACTCTTTACAAAAGGAAATGGTGAACCGCTTTGCATTACACATCACTATTCACAATTTAATGAAACTGGTGATTACTTTGCGGATGTTTTTACTTCTACACATCGTGTATTCCTTATTAATTTACGAGACGCTGGTAACTCTGTAAAAGCCCGGTCAGAAAATGAATTACGTATGATCGAAACGATTCACGACTTAGAAGCGATACGAGAATCTTTACAATTTCCCACATGGCATTTGGCTGGTCATTCAACAGGCGGTATGCTTGGACTTTTATATGCCATTACATATCCAACTTCCTTGCAATCATTAGTCATGGCCGGAGCCGCAGCAAGTAACTATACCGAAACACCATTTTGTATTTATCATCCAGAACATCCACAATTTCATTATATGCAAGAACTCATCGAAAACTTGAAAAGCCCTCATCTTACAAATGCAGAACGAAAAGAATTATCTACTAAGAGAACCAAATTATCATTGTATAAACCTGAAAACTACAACTCTTATTTTTGTAAACCAATCCAAAAAACAATGTCCGCTAGCCGGATGAACGCTTTCTCTTATGAATATCCGTTATTTGATTTAAGAAAGTACTTACCTTCTATCCATACAAAGACGCTTATTATTTGCGGAAGACATGATGTGCAGTGCCCGATTCAATATTCTATTGAAATGCATGAGGGGATACGCAATTCTATTTTTGTGCCATTTGAGGACAGTAACCATTATCCTTTTTTAGAAGAAGTCGCCTTATTTACTTCTACTACTCAAAAATTTTATAAATCGTTACACAAAAAAAGCAGCATGCACTAAACCTGCTACTTTTTTCATATTTTACTTCCCTACAAATGTAACTTGCTCGCCAGTCGCCCAGCCTCCCATCGGCACAACTATATACTTCATTCCTTGCTGCAGAGTTGCACCGTTTTGTAAATCAAAGATTCCTACTGCACCTTTTCGAGAGCTGAAACGATATTGTGCTTCTACTTTCTTTCCATCTTCACTTTGCAACTCTACTTTTCTACCAGCAAAGAGTTCCATGCTCGGATCTTTATCTAATGTAACTTGAATAGATTTATTGTCTATTGCTTCTGCACTTTGAATGACTAATGGCGCAATAGCTGAAGCAGTAAATTTCGGATTTTTAACGGTTACCCAGTCAGACGTAATTGTGTACTCTGTTCCTGGTTTCAACGTTTGCCCTGCAGGTAAGCGGAATTTAGGCGCTTGTCTACCATCTGCTGCTTGTGTAAACGGAACATATCCAACTTCAATTTTCTCACCTGAACTTGCTGTAATCGTTAGTTTTCTATCACGAAGTGAAGAAATGATTTGATATTGTTTACCATCTTTATCTTTATTTTCTTCATCTAATTGGAATGCTTGATTACCTCTTCCTGCTTTATACGCTTCAATAATATTTGCATAATCTACCACACCATCTTCTAAAAATGATTCAATTTCAAACGTATCATTTGTCACTTGCTTCGCTTGGCGAACATTAATCTTTTCCGAACTTCCTTCAAACTTTTCTTTTTTACCACCCTTATAACTTAACGTATATTTTTTACCTGGTTTTTGCACCTTTACAGGTACGATATATGTACTCGTTGCCCCTGTTTTTAGTCTCGGTACATTCACAATTTCCAGGCCATTACTAAACACGAAGTTTTTCTTAATAGCATCTAAGTTTTCTAATTTCACTTCTTCTTCTGATAACGGTTTAGCAAACGTTAGTTGCAATGTCATCGCATTTAATGGCTCTAATTTCGTAATTTGTGCTTGTTGTTTTTTCTTCTCTTTTTTCGCCTCTTGCTTCGTTTCTTGTTTTGATTCCGCCTTCGTTTCACCTTGCGCGCACCCTGTTACAAGTACTGTAAATCCAATTACTGCTGGTACTAAAAATTTCATTTTTTTCATCTTTATACCCTCCAAATTTATGATTAATATCTTCATTGTTTCCTATGATATTTATAATAAATAGCGGGTATAAATTGCCTATAAATAAATTATTAAAAAAAGATAAAATAAAGATAATATATTTTTAATCTCATTTTTTTCAATAAAAAAACCTATCAACAATTTGACAGGTTCACTACACATTAAAGCGATAACCAGCTCCCCACACTGTTTCAATATATTGCGGATGAGCAGGATCTCTTTCAATTTTTTCACGTAACTTTCTAATATGAACAACAACCGTCGCTAAATCACCAGCTGAGTCTAATCCCCAAATACGTTCAAATAACTGTTCTTTATTTAACACTTGGTTTGGATGCATTACAAAAAATGTTAATAAATCAAATTCCTTCGTTGTAAACGCAACTTCTTTATTATTTATAAAAACTTTCCTCGCTCGCTGATCGATAGAAATCCCGTGAATGTATAATGTATCACGCTTCTTAACCATATTTCCTGATAATCTTTCATAACGAGAAATATGTGCTTTTACTCTTGCAACTAACTCACTTGGACTAAATGGTTTCGTTATATAATCATCTGCACCTAATCCGAGTCCGCGAATTTTATCTATATCTTCCTTCTTTGCTGAAACAAGCAAAATAGGAATGTCTTTTATAGCGCGTATTTGTTTACAAATTTCAAATCCGTTCATCTTCGGAAGCATAATATCTAAAATAATTAAGTCATAATCTTCCTGTAAAGCCCTTTGTAAGCCTGTTTCTCCAGAATGCTCTACATCAACTTGAAAATCATTAATTTCTAAATAATCTCGCTGTAATTCTGCAATACTTACTTCATCTTCAATTAGTAAAACTCTCTTCAATTCATTCACCACATTCCTGTACTTTTTGCAGCGAGAAGAAAATACTTGTGCTTTCTCCAAGCTTACTTTCTGCCCAAATTTTCCCACCATGTTCTTCAACAATTTGCTTCGCTATCGCTAAACCAAGTCCACTTCCACCTGTGCTAGAATTTCGTGATTGCTCTGCACGATAAAAACGCTCAAAAATATATGGAAGTGTATCAGATTCTATTCCTGATCCATTATCCTTTACCTTCACGATAACTTTGTTTTCATTACTTGATGCTGTAACGGTAATTTTTTTCTCACCTTTATCCATGTACTTCACACTATTATGAATTAAATTCGATATAACTCTCTTTATTTTTTCACGATCCGCTATTACATATAGCGGTGATACATGCTGTAATTGTAAGTATACAGATATACCTTCTTCACTTAAATCCATCTGCATCTCTTCTATTAAATCTTGCATAAACATATTTAACTCTATCGTTTCAAACTGAAATGGAACTCGGTTCAAATCGAGCTTCGAAAACAAAAAGAGTTCATCAATGAGTGTGTCCATATGTTTTGCTTTCGTATGAATGGTTGTTAAATATTTATCCATTTTTTCCGGCGTATTTGCTATCCCATCTTTTATTCCTTCCACATAGCCTATAATAGATGTAATTGGTGTTTTTAAATCGTGAGAGATGTTTGAAATAAGTTCTTTTCGATTTTCTTCATATTGCGTTTGCATCTCAATCGACCCTTTTAACTTCTTCCTCATTTCCTCAAATCCTTGGTTTAACTGTCCTATTTCATCATGCGATGTAGCTGGAATTTGAAAATCTAAATTTCCTTCTTTAATTCTCTCAGTCGCATCTTTCAATACAAAAATTGGTTTTATAACACTTCTTGAAACGAAGTAACTTAATAGTCCAATAAGTAAAATGGCTAAAAGTAAGAGCGATACGAACAAAATTGGAAATAATTTTTGTGTAAGATCTACGAACGAACTTTGCTTTTTTAGTACAAATATACTCCCTTCTTCATTCTCTGGAAAATAAAAATCAAATTTTACATATCGATAAAATGTACCATTTAGTTCCGTTGTGCCACGACTATTGATATTTGTCTTTTCAAACTTTGGAAGAGCTTCTTTTAAAGCTACGCTTTCAAATACTTTTGAAGCATATGAAATTGCTTCTCCTTTCCTTACAACTATTTTCACATCCTCCTCTTCAATCGATGACATGAACGATTCATCTAACAATTGCGATTGATTCTGTTTAGCCTCCGATTTCAATTCAAGAAAAATATTTTCTTCTTCTGCCGTCAGTGGCTTTTGAATATAAGAACTTTTGTAGAAATTTTTCACTGATTCTAAATCACCAGTTATCGAAAAAACAATTAAAAATCCCGTAACTAATATAAGCGTAATGGAAACGAGAATAACAGCGATATAAGAAAATAAAAATCTTGTTTTAATAGACATAATTAAAATCCTCACTTTACCCCGCTATTTGTGGGCAGTAAGACTCCCACCTCAAAATTCGCCTGGAGCAAAGAAGTTAGG
This Bacillus mycoides DNA region includes the following protein-coding sequences:
- the acuC gene encoding acetoin utilization protein AcuC, with the translated sequence MSSAFIYSDDFRGYSFSPDHPFNQLRVTLTYDLLQKSGFISPSQVISPRMATDEEIAFIHTEEYINAVKLAGEGKLEKSIAMTYGLGTEDTPMFPNMHEASALLVGGTLTAVDAVLSGKVKHALNLGGGLHHGFRGKASGFCIYNDSSIAMKYIQKKYGLRVLYIDTDAHHGDGVQWSFYDDPNVCTISLHETGRYLFPGTGAVNERGQGNGYSYSFNVPLDAFTEDESFLDSYRTVVKEVAEYFKPDIILTQNGADAHYYDPLTHLCATMNIYREIPKLAREIANEYCNGRWIAVGGGGYDHWRVVPRAWALIWLEMNNIQNISGYLPPEWIDAWKGQAETELPLTWEDPDNMYQPIPRKPEIEEKNTLTVAKSLEIIRNNMTKSLY
- a CDS encoding alpha/beta fold hydrolase → MWKQQIINTKRGTFELFTKGNGEPLCITHHYSQFNETGDYFADVFTSTHRVFLINLRDAGNSVKARSENELRMIETIHDLEAIRESLQFPTWHLAGHSTGGMLGLLYAITYPTSLQSLVMAGAAASNYTETPFCIYHPEHPQFHYMQELIENLKSPHLTNAERKELSTKRTKLSLYKPENYNSYFCKPIQKTMSASRMNAFSYEYPLFDLRKYLPSIHTKTLIICGRHDVQCPIQYSIEMHEGIRNSIFVPFEDSNHYPFLEEVALFTSTTQKFYKSLHKKSSMH
- a CDS encoding response regulator transcription factor, whose product is MKRVLLIEDEVSIAELQRDYLEINDFQVDVEHSGETGLQRALQEDYDLIILDIMLPKMNGFEICKQIRAIKDIPILLVSAKKEDIDKIRGLGLGADDYITKPFSPSELVARVKAHISRYERLSGNMVKKRDTLYIHGISIDQRARKVFINNKEVAFTTKEFDLLTFFVMHPNQVLNKEQLFERIWGLDSAGDLATVVVHIRKLREKIERDPAHPQYIETVWGAGYRFNV
- a CDS encoding sensor histidine kinase; amino-acid sequence: MSIKTRFLFSYIAVILVSITLILVTGFLIVFSITGDLESVKNFYKSSYIQKPLTAEEENIFLELKSEAKQNQSQLLDESFMSSIEEEDVKIVVRKGEAISYASKVFESVALKEALPKFEKTNINSRGTTELNGTFYRYVKFDFYFPENEEGSIFVLKKQSSFVDLTQKLFPILFVSLLLLAILLIGLLSYFVSRSVIKPIFVLKDATERIKEGNLDFQIPATSHDEIGQLNQGFEEMRKKLKGSIEMQTQYEENRKELISNISHDLKTPITSIIGYVEGIKDGIANTPEKMDKYLTTIHTKAKHMDTLIDELFLFSKLDLNRVPFQFETIELNMFMQDLIEEMQMDLSEEGISVYLQLQHVSPLYVIADREKIKRVISNLIHNSVKYMDKGEKKITVTASSNENKVIVKVKDNGSGIESDTLPYIFERFYRAEQSRNSSTGGSGLGLAIAKQIVEEHGGKIWAESKLGESTSIFFSLQKVQECGE